The genomic window GTTATGAAAGCTCTATTTTCCTGTAAATAAGATATTATAGTATCCTTTTCCTTTTGAACAGCTCCTTCAACTAATGCAACATATGTTCTCTCTTTTACAGAATCATTCCAAGTAGTTTGAAGTATATCTTGAGCTTTTTCAGTTTTGGCAAATATCATAATTCCAGAAGTATCTCTATCTAAACGATGCACAACAAATATTTTATTTTTAGGGTCTTTATTTTTTAAATATTCTTTCAACATATTATATGCAGTTTTTTCTCTTTCGTTATCAGTGGCAATAGAAAGAATTCCATTTTCTTTCTCCACTACAAGAATATCTTCATCTTCATAAATAATAGAGACTCCTTTTATAGTTGTTTCAATAGCCATTTTTCCCCAATCAATAGTGACAGTTTGACCTGGAAAGAGAGGATGGTTATACTGAGAAACAATATCATTTCCTACAAAAACTTTTCTTTTTGTAAGAAGTGATTTTATGTTTGTGCGACTTTTTTCTGGCATTTTTTCTATTAAAAAGCTCATTAACTCATTTTTTTCCATAACTTTGAATACAGTATTTTTTTTGCTTTTATTTATCATTATTTGCCTCCTGTTATATATCAAAAAATATTATAGCATAGTTAACTTACTAAGTAAATTAAAGCTTGTATAATTTAAACTTTAAATTTAAAAATTGAATAATAAATTTTTGAAAAAATCGTTGTATGAGAAAAAATATTAATTAATAATAGAGGAACTTAGAGTATCTAATAGAATATTTAATAGAAGAAAATAAAAAATTAGATTACTTTTTAAAAATATAGCTGTATTTATTAAAATTAGAAAGTCAAAAATAACTATAATAAATTTTAGGAGGAATGGTATTATGAAACATGAAGAATTTCATGCTTTTTCAAACAAAGAATTTAATGATTATTCAGAGAAAAAAAGAGAGGAAGCTATTGAAGCTTTTGGACGTGAAGTTGCTAAGAATGCAAATGGGTTAACTAGTGGAGAATTAAAAGCATTTCTTGAAGAAAAAATGAAAGAATACTTTGATAAATATTATGTTAAAGAGATAAAAATTAAAGAAAAGGAAATAAAAAAAGAAGAATCAGATAAAGATATAATTATTTATGTTCCTTATGATGGGAATGTAGAAATGTTTAAATTGAGACCAAGTACAGCCTCTGTTGAAACACCTAAGATACATTTAAAAGAAAAAGAAGTTGGAGTAAAAATTAAAGACTTTGCTAGCAAAACAAAAGAAGAAATTTCAGAAGAGTCTGATAAAATAGTTGAAGAATTGAAAAAAAATCTAGATTATTTAAAAAAAGATATAGAGGAATGCAATAAGGAATTGAAAAAAGGATTAAAAGATGAAGCAGAAAATATTAAGAAAAAAATAGAAAAAGATAAAGAAAAATTAAAAGAAATTAAAGAAATAATAAAAAAATAATTTATAGAATCCCCAGAGAATTTATTCTGGGGTTTTAAATTCATAAAAGAAGAGATATTATTTTACAAATTTATGATATAATACAAATAATATAATATTTATGGAGGAAAGTCATGAGAAATAGATTGGGAGCAGTATTTTTAACAATTTTTTTATTTGGATGTGGTGGACCAAAAGAAGTAGATGTATCTAAAAAACAAGAAAAAAATGGAATAGTATATGTTGAAAATGAGAAAAAACCATTTACTGGAAAAATAATATCAAAGTATGAAAATGGTCAAATAAAAATGGATTCTCAATATAAAAATGGAAAGCTTGAAGGTATAGTAAAAGAATATTATGAAGGTGGACAAGTTCGTAATGAATGGAATTATAGAGATAACCGTCTGGATGGGGAACAAAAAAAATATTATGAAAGTGGACAGCTATCAACAGAAAAATATTTTAAAGATAATAAATCTGATGGAATATTCAAGGAGTATTATGAAGATGGAAAAATAAAAAGTGAAACAGAATATAAAAAAGGAAAAAAAGATGGTTTTTATAAATCCTATATAGAAAATGGAAATTTACAGTATGAAACAAATTTTAAAAATGGAAAAATAGAAGGACCTTTTAAAGAATACCATGAGAATGGAAATATCAGCATTGAAACTAATATAAAAAATGAGAAAAAAGAAGGAATATATAAGAAGTATTATGAAAATGGAAATTTGAATATTGAAGCTAATGTGGAAGATAATAAGATAAGAGGAGATTATAAAGTTTACTATGAAAATGGACAGCTTTATAGTGAAACAAAATATAGAGATGGGAAACAAGAAGGAGTATATAAACAATATTATAACAATGGACAGTTAAATATAGAAACTTCATATAAAGATGGAAAAAAAGACGGAAACTATAAAAGTTATTATGTAAATGGAGAAATTGCAGATGAAAGTCATTATAAAGATGGAAAATTAGAGGGAAGTCACAAAGAGTATTACAAGAATGGACAGCTTATGTTTGAAAAAAATTATAAGAATGGGAAAGCAGAAGGAGTTGTAGTTTTTTATACTCCTAGTGGAAAAGAAGAGAAAAAAGTGAGATATAAAAATGATGAAATTATAAAAGTAATAAAATAAAATTAAAACCTCAGATATGGATTGTCTGAGGTTTATTTATTCTAAATTATTTCAGCTATTTCTTCAAAGGTTTTTTTAATCAAAATAGGAAGAGAATAGTTTGGATCAGCCTTTCCAACAACTAATATCATAACTGGAGTCTCACCAGCTGGTCTTTTTAACAAGTCTCTCAAAAATATCATAGGAGCTGGAGTGTATGTGAGACTGGCATATCCAGCATTATGAAGTGCATTAATAAGAAAACCAATGGAAATACCAATAGATTCATTAACATAATAATTTTTGTCTAAAGTTCCATCTTTGCTTTCTTTATAAAATTCCTTAAATATGACAATAAGACAAGGAGCTTGAGTAAGAAAAGGTTTCTTCCAAGTAAGAGTTAATTTATTTAAATCTTCCTGCCAATCTTTAGTAATTTTAGACTCATAAAATTCTTTTTCTATTTTTTCACTTTCTTCTCGTATTTTTTCTTTCATAACTGGATCAATAATTATTGAGAAATGCCAAGGCTGTTTATCAGCACCGCTTGGAGCAGTGGCAGCAGTCATGATACAATCTTTTATTATTTCAATGTCTACAGGTTCTTCTAAGAATTGACGATAAGTGCGACGTTTTTTAGATTTTTCTAATAACATTTTTGAAGTATCTGACATAATCGTTCCTCCCTTTTTTTATTTAGCTATCTATTCTTTTTATACTTTACAAAATGCTTTATGTCAATAGGTGTGATAATAATAATATTTGTTATTTTTACTTATAATTAACTGAAGTTTTATATATTTTTTACAGAAATATGTTAAAGTTAAAAAAAGTAAAAAGATATATTTGCTTATAGGAGCAGCAGGAAAATTGTTGTATAATAATTTAAAGTAAAACTAATTGAAATGAGGAAAAGAAAATGAAAAATAAAAAATTGTATCTATTTGATATTGATGGAACACTTATTTTAGGGAATAAACTTATAGATGGAGCTGAAAAAATAATCAAAGAAATAAGAGAAAAAGATAAAAAACTTATGTTATTTACCAATAATTCTTCAAGAACAAGAAGAGAATATGTAGAGAAATTTAAGAAAATGAATATTGAAATTTTTGAAGAGGAAATAATTACTGCTGGATATATGCTTGGAGAATATCTCATTGAAAAAAAAGATAATCCATCAGTATTTTTAGTGGGAACAAAGTCTTTAAAAAAAGTTTTAAAGGATATGGGCGTGAAGATAATAGAGGAACCTCAAAAAATTAACAGCAAATATAATGTAGATTATGTAGCAGTTGCATTAGATAGTGAATTAAATTATCAAAAAATTGTGACTGCTTGTGAGTTACTTAGTGAAGGGGTAGAATATCTGGCTGCTAATCCAGATTTTGTTTACCCAATAGAAGGAAGAAAATTTCTTCCTGATTGTGGTGCAATATGTAAAATGCTGGAATATGCAGTTAAAAGAAAACCTCTTTTTTTAGGAAAACCTTCAAGGGAAATATTAGATTACTGCATTAAAAAGAATGGAGTTTCTAAAGGGGAAACTGTAATAATAGGAGATAGACTGTATACTGATATAGCCTGTGGTTATGATAATGGTTGTGATACTATTTTGGTTTTGACTGGGGAGAGCAAAAAAGAAGATGTGAAAGACAGTCCATATAAGCCTGACTTCATATTAGAAAGCATAAAAGAATTAAAAATATAAATTTAATACCTATCTTTAAAATAATTCTTTGAATCAATTTTTTACTATATATGGAATTTTTAAATTAAGATTTTTGTAGTGGAGGATAACTCATAAGCAGAAATATAATTTTGGAAATTTTTTATTAGAGAGAGTCAATAAATTTCTCTAAATATCAAGCTTCTAAAATTTGAGATTGGCTTTTGATTAACCTCTATTTTTTATTAAAAATTTAATCTTTTATATGATATAATAGAGTGGTAAATTCTAGATGTCTGGAGGGGTATTTTAATGAAAGTTGAAGTTTTAAGTTGTGAAAAAATTAAAGAGGGATATATAATAAAATTAAGTGGCGGGAATGAACCTTTTTATATAGATGGAAAAGGAGGACAATTAGGAGATAGAGGAACAATAGGAGAAAGTATTATTCTTGAAGTCAGAGAAGGAAATATAGTGCTTGATAGAGAAATAACTCTGGGAGAACATGAGTATACTATTGATGAAGAAAGAAGAAAAGATATAGCCTGTCAGCATACAGCTCAGCATCTTTTTTCAGCTCTTGCATATAATGATTATCAATTAAATACTGTAGGATTTAGAATGGCAGAAGAATATACTTCAGTAGATTTAGATTCTAATACAATATCAGAAGAAACTATAAAAGAGCTGGAGAATAAGGCTAATGAAGTTATAAGAAAAGCTATAGAATTAAAAATTTATACATTAGGACATGAAGAAGCTTTGGAAATAGAGGGATTGAGAAAAGCTATTAAAGATAAAGTAACTGGTGATGTAAGGTTTGTAGAGATACCAGATATTGATTTAGGAGCTTGTGCTGGTTTTCATGTTGAAAATACAAAAGATATAAAGCTATTTAAAATATTATCTCATGAAAAAATAAAGGGGAATTATACAAGATTCTTTTTTATAGCTGGAGATAGGGCTATAAGAGATTATGCTTTTAAACATGAGCTATCAAAAGAACTATGTCATATATTTAGCTGTAAAGATTATGAAATTCTTACAATGTTAAATAAAAGTTTAGAAGAAAAGAAAAAAACTGAAAGTGAAATGAAAATTATTGCTTCTGAATTTGCTGGATTTTTAGGAGAAAAATTGATGAAAGAGGCTCAAGAAGTAAATGAGTATAAATTTATTATATATGTAGGAGATAAGATAACAGCACAGTATTTACCTAGAAATATAAATCCAGAAAATTATATATTGATAACAGGAAGTGAGGATAGTTATTCAATTATTTCTAATAGAATTAATTGTAAAGATTTCTTAAAAGAATTAACTTTATCTAATACTGATATTAAAGGTGGAGGTAATCAAATAAAGGGAAATTTTAAAGGAAAAATATCAAAAGAAGAGTTGAAAAAACAACTTGAAACTTTTCTTAATAAGTTGTAATTGAGTATTTTTTTTGATATAATATTATGTTAGCAATTTTATAATCGGAGGAGTAATGTCAGAAAAAATTAATTTATTAAATTTAAATCAACAAGAGCTAGAAGATTTAGTTGTTTCTCTTGGAATGAAAAAATTTTATGGAAAACAAATATTTAACTGGCTTCATAAAAAAATAGTAAGAGACCTTAATGAAATAACAAATCTTTCACTTAAAGACAGAGAACTTTTGGCTGAAAAAGCATATATACCATTTTTAAATCTTTTAAAGCAGCAGATATCTAAAATTGATAAGACAGAAAAATTTCTTTTTAAACTGGAAGATGGAAATACTATTGAAACTGTTTTATTAAGACATAAGGATAAAAGAAACACTTTATGTATATCATCGCAAGTTGGATGTCCTGTAAAATGTACTTTTTGTGCAACTGGACAAGATGGGTTTGTAAGAAATCTTGATGTAAATGAAATAATCAATCAGGTGTATACTGTAGAAAGAAGACTTATAAAACAAGGAAGTAATATAAACAATATAGTTTTCATGGGAATGGGAGAGCCTTTACTTAATCTTTCAAATGTACTGAAAGCTTTGGATATACTTTCTAATGAAAATGGAATAAACATTTCTAAAAGAAAAATAACTATATCAACATCAGGAATAGTTCCTAATATAGAAAAAATTCTATTAGAAAAACTTCCTATTGAGCTTGCCATATCACTTCACAGTGCAATAAATGCAAAAAGGGATATGATAATACCTGTAAATAGAAGTTATCCTCTTGAGGATCTTTATGCAATATTACAAGAATATCAAAAACAAACAAAACGTAGAATAAGTTTTGAGTATATAATGATCAATAATTTTAATGTTTCAGATGTGGATGCTAATGCATTGGCTGACTTTGTACATGAATTTGATCATGTGGTAAATCTTATCCCATACAATCCTGTGGCAGGAACGGAATTTGAAAGACCTTCTGAAAAGAAAATAGATAAATTCTTTACTTTCCTTAAAGATGTAAGAAAAGTAAATGTCACATTAAGAAGAGAAAAAGGGACTGATATAGATGGTGCTTGTGGTCAGTTGAGACAGAAAGCTCCTAAGAAATAGTTTGATTTAAAAGGAGTACTGAAACTATGAAAATACTTGTAAAAAGAATAATAAAAATAATGGTAGTTTTATTTATTGTTGGAAGTATTGCATCTGTAGGAGTAGTTTTGGGAGTTATGAATAAATATTCCAAAGAACTTCCTGATATAGTAACTTTAATAGAAGATTATGCTCCATCTCTACCAACTGTATTATATGATAGAAATAGGGAAGTAATAGATACTATATACAGAGAATCAAGAGATACAGTAAAATTAAAGGAAGTTCCTATATACAGTAGAAATGCTTTTTTAGCAATAGAAGACAAGCAGTTTTATTCACATCATGGGATACATATAAAAAGATTGATAGGTGCTATTGTAGCTAATATTCGTAGTGGTCGTGCTGTACAAGGGGCAAGTTCAATAACTCAACAGCTTGCAAAAAATGCCTTTCTTTCTCATGAAAGAAAGCTTTCAAGAAAAATAAAAGAAGCTATTATAACATTTGAAATTGAGAGAAGATATACTAAAGATGAAATATTTGAAAAATATCTAAATGAGATATATTTTGGAGCTGGATCTTATGGTATAAAGACAGCAGCTAAGCAGTTATATAGAAAAGATATTTCAGAAATAAATATAGCTGAATCAGCTCTTCTCGCAGGAATACCTAACAGACCTGAAAAATATAATCCCAGAAGAAATTTAGAGGCTTCCTTAAAAAGAGCTAATCTTATTTTATCTGAAATGTATAGAGATAAACTTATAACAAAAGAAGAATATGAAAAAGCAAAAAATCATAAGTTTATAAATGAAGATAAACTTCCAGAAGATTTTAAAATGGATGATAATACAACTATAATATATAACAAAAAAAGTGATGTAACAATTAATTATCCTGATTTTTCAAATATGGTAGAAGAGTTTTTGGTTGAGAAATTTGGAGAAAATATGGTATATACTGGCGGATTGAGAGTACATACTACTTTAGATTTAGAAATGCAGAAAACTGCAAAAGAAGTATTTGAGAATTATGAATTCTTCCAAAAAAATGATGAATTACAAGGTGGAATGGCAACTATAGATCCAAATAATGGGCATGTAATATCTTTGATTGGTGGGAGAAATTTTAAATCAGGAAATTTTAACAGAGCAACTATGGCAAAGAGACAGTTAGGTTCTTCATTTAAACCATTTTTATATTTTACAGCTATAGAAAATGGAATGGAAATGAATTCAGTAGTAGAAGATTCATTTATTTCATTTGGAAGTTGGATACCAAAGAACTATGGAAGCAGATATTCAAATAATGTTACTTTGCTTAATGCTTTAGACAGATCATTAAATATAGTTTCTATAAAAATGCTTCAAAAAATAGGAACAAAAACATTTAAAGAAACTGTTGCAAAACTTGACCCAGGCTTAAATATACCAGATGACCTTACTGCATCTTTGGGATCATTTGAAAATACACCATTACAGCATGCTATAGATTATTCAATATTTTCAAATGGAGGTTATGTAGTAGAGCCTGTGACAGTAACAGATGTAGAAGATAGATATGGAAATCCTATATATCAGAATACACCTAAAAAAGAAAAAGTATTTGACAGTATTAATACAAGTATAATAACATTTATGCTGAAAAGTTCAGTGCAATATGGAAGTTCCAGCAGAGCCTCTGTATACACAAAAGATAAAAAGAGAATAGAACAGGGAGGAAAAACAGGAACTGTAAATGATAATAGAACTATCTGGTTTGCTGGAATAACTCCTGATTATGTTACAACTATCTACATAGGATATGATGATAATAGATCTATAAGAGGAAATGTTACAGGAGGAACTGGAGTGGCTCCTCTATGGGCGAAATATTATCAAACTTTAATTGATAAAGGACTGTATGCTCCAAGCACTTTTTCCTTCTTAGAAAATCACTTAAAAAATGGAGATTTTAATTTACAGACACTGACTGTAAACAATGGACTTATTTCTGGAGCAGGAAGAGAATTCCTTGTAAGAAAAGGAAAACTGCAGATGGAAAGTG from Fusobacterium sp. includes these protein-coding regions:
- a CDS encoding RluA family pseudouridine synthase, with amino-acid sequence MINKSKKNTVFKVMEKNELMSFLIEKMPEKSRTNIKSLLTKRKVFVGNDIVSQYNHPLFPGQTVTIDWGKMAIETTIKGVSIIYEDEDILVVEKENGILSIATDNEREKTAYNMLKEYLKNKDPKNKIFVVHRLDRDTSGIMIFAKTEKAQDILQTTWNDSVKERTYVALVEGAVQKEKDTIISYLQENRAFITYSNQNPKEGKKAISHYKVLKKNKNYSLLEVNIETGRKNQIRVHMQDIGHSIVGDKKYGSGKSPINRLGLHANTIVFVHPITKKVLHFSSKIPTVFTKIFN
- a CDS encoding toxin-antitoxin system YwqK family antitoxin: MRNRLGAVFLTIFLFGCGGPKEVDVSKKQEKNGIVYVENEKKPFTGKIISKYENGQIKMDSQYKNGKLEGIVKEYYEGGQVRNEWNYRDNRLDGEQKKYYESGQLSTEKYFKDNKSDGIFKEYYEDGKIKSETEYKKGKKDGFYKSYIENGNLQYETNFKNGKIEGPFKEYHENGNISIETNIKNEKKEGIYKKYYENGNLNIEANVEDNKIRGDYKVYYENGQLYSETKYRDGKQEGVYKQYYNNGQLNIETSYKDGKKDGNYKSYYVNGEIADESHYKDGKLEGSHKEYYKNGQLMFEKNYKNGKAEGVVVFYTPSGKEEKKVRYKNDEIIKVIK
- a CDS encoding nitroreductase family protein, which encodes MSDTSKMLLEKSKKRRTYRQFLEEPVDIEIIKDCIMTAATAPSGADKQPWHFSIIIDPVMKEKIREESEKIEKEFYESKITKDWQEDLNKLTLTWKKPFLTQAPCLIVIFKEFYKESKDGTLDKNYYVNESIGISIGFLINALHNAGYASLTYTPAPMIFLRDLLKRPAGETPVMILVVGKADPNYSLPILIKKTFEEIAEII
- a CDS encoding HAD-IIA family hydrolase; amino-acid sequence: MKNKKLYLFDIDGTLILGNKLIDGAEKIIKEIREKDKKLMLFTNNSSRTRREYVEKFKKMNIEIFEEEIITAGYMLGEYLIEKKDNPSVFLVGTKSLKKVLKDMGVKIIEEPQKINSKYNVDYVAVALDSELNYQKIVTACELLSEGVEYLAANPDFVYPIEGRKFLPDCGAICKMLEYAVKRKPLFLGKPSREILDYCIKKNGVSKGETVIIGDRLYTDIACGYDNGCDTILVLTGESKKEDVKDSPYKPDFILESIKELKI
- a CDS encoding alanyl-tRNA editing protein, which gives rise to MKVEVLSCEKIKEGYIIKLSGGNEPFYIDGKGGQLGDRGTIGESIILEVREGNIVLDREITLGEHEYTIDEERRKDIACQHTAQHLFSALAYNDYQLNTVGFRMAEEYTSVDLDSNTISEETIKELENKANEVIRKAIELKIYTLGHEEALEIEGLRKAIKDKVTGDVRFVEIPDIDLGACAGFHVENTKDIKLFKILSHEKIKGNYTRFFFIAGDRAIRDYAFKHELSKELCHIFSCKDYEILTMLNKSLEEKKKTESEMKIIASEFAGFLGEKLMKEAQEVNEYKFIIYVGDKITAQYLPRNINPENYILITGSEDSYSIISNRINCKDFLKELTLSNTDIKGGGNQIKGNFKGKISKEELKKQLETFLNKL
- the rlmN gene encoding 23S rRNA (adenine(2503)-C(2))-methyltransferase RlmN; its protein translation is MSEKINLLNLNQQELEDLVVSLGMKKFYGKQIFNWLHKKIVRDLNEITNLSLKDRELLAEKAYIPFLNLLKQQISKIDKTEKFLFKLEDGNTIETVLLRHKDKRNTLCISSQVGCPVKCTFCATGQDGFVRNLDVNEIINQVYTVERRLIKQGSNINNIVFMGMGEPLLNLSNVLKALDILSNENGINISKRKITISTSGIVPNIEKILLEKLPIELAISLHSAINAKRDMIIPVNRSYPLEDLYAILQEYQKQTKRRISFEYIMINNFNVSDVDANALADFVHEFDHVVNLIPYNPVAGTEFERPSEKKIDKFFTFLKDVRKVNVTLRREKGTDIDGACGQLRQKAPKK
- a CDS encoding transglycosylase domain-containing protein: MKILVKRIIKIMVVLFIVGSIASVGVVLGVMNKYSKELPDIVTLIEDYAPSLPTVLYDRNREVIDTIYRESRDTVKLKEVPIYSRNAFLAIEDKQFYSHHGIHIKRLIGAIVANIRSGRAVQGASSITQQLAKNAFLSHERKLSRKIKEAIITFEIERRYTKDEIFEKYLNEIYFGAGSYGIKTAAKQLYRKDISEINIAESALLAGIPNRPEKYNPRRNLEASLKRANLILSEMYRDKLITKEEYEKAKNHKFINEDKLPEDFKMDDNTTIIYNKKSDVTINYPDFSNMVEEFLVEKFGENMVYTGGLRVHTTLDLEMQKTAKEVFENYEFFQKNDELQGGMATIDPNNGHVISLIGGRNFKSGNFNRATMAKRQLGSSFKPFLYFTAIENGMEMNSVVEDSFISFGSWIPKNYGSRYSNNVTLLNALDRSLNIVSIKMLQKIGTKTFKETVAKLDPGLNIPDDLTASLGSFENTPLQHAIDYSIFSNGGYVVEPVTVTDVEDRYGNPIYQNTPKKEKVFDSINTSIITFMLKSSVQYGSSSRASVYTKDKKRIEQGGKTGTVNDNRTIWFAGITPDYVTTIYIGYDDNRSIRGNVTGGTGVAPLWAKYYQTLIDKGLYAPSTFSFLENHLKNGDFNLQTLTVNNGLISGAGREFLVRKGKLQMESEMKYANGIAGIFGDIKRETGAEGYNPVIEKTNNDIAPENTTTNDSLFKRLLGN